One segment of Triticum aestivum cultivar Chinese Spring chromosome 2A, IWGSC CS RefSeq v2.1, whole genome shotgun sequence DNA contains the following:
- the LOC123190801 gene encoding uncharacterized protein, translating to MELVGLVPTPSSGRRGTSSSPSSASSSAYGPGRSTHAAAVLRLRPAADNGARTLPLLTRATVPSRTHSLARLPQAMAWLPASHAFAGSAMVRMASPFRLAAAGARLLPLRRRRSGFSRHRQQVQTRCTPAEAEAAGFTRKKQPAPISKGGLTCGSGFGQSYRENWCIHLPEVKPAAADARGLDRRGHYCPALRQVCIQDCQRCQRHCGIGDVHHQTVHG from the exons ATGGAGCTCGTCGGGCTCGTGCCGACGCCTTCCTCCGGCAGGCGcggcacctcctcctccccctcctccgcctcctcctctgcctacGGCCCGGGGCGGTCGACGCACGCGGCGGCCGTTCTCCGCCTCAGACCCGCCGCCGACAACGGCGCCCGCACCCTCCCGCTCCTGACGCGCGCTACAGTTCCATCCCGCACCCACTCGCTTGCGCGGCTGCCTCAGGCGATGGCTTGGCTTCCGGCTAGCCACGCTTTCGCCGGCTCAGCCATGGTTCGGATGGCATCTCCTTTCCGGCTGGCGGCTGCGGGCGCAAGACTTCTCCCTCTCCGGCGG AGGCGGTCAGGGTTCAGTCGGCATCGGCAGCAGGTGCAGACCCGGTGCACACCGGCGGAGGCTGAGGCAGCTGGTTTCACCCGCAAGAAGCAACCTGCGCCAATCTCAAAAGGAGGCCTTACTTGCGGCTCTGGTTTTGGTCAAAGTTACAGGGAGAATTGGTGCATACATCTGCCAGAAGTTAAACCTGCAGCTGCCGATGCCCGAGGACTGGATCGGCGTGGCCACTACTGTCCTGCTCTTCGGCAAGTCTGCATACAAGATTGTCAAAGATGCCAAAGACATTGCGGAATTGGTGATGTACATCATCAAACTGTACACGGATGA